Below is a genomic region from Fusarium oxysporum Fo47 chromosome VIII, complete sequence.
AGGCGCCGTGTCCATCAGGTTGTACCACACCATGTTACGCATGTTCCTATCAGGGGGCGCTTTCGGCCCAGAAACACGATGGGACAGATTCCTAGGCCACTACGAACGCATCCTCATACTCGCAGAAACACTCTGGTCCAACACACCACCATCCCAAGTCCAATCCCCCTTCTCCCTAGAATCAGGCTTCATCGTTCCCGCCTTCATGGTCGCCCAGCGCTGTCGCCATCCCTGGCTCCGACGCCGCGCAATTAGTTTTCTCTACAAGATCAAGCGACAAGAGGGGATGTGGCACAGCGACGGTGCAGCAGCAGTGGGCCAACGAATAATGGAAATTGAAGGACAGAAGTACTTTGATAGCGATTTAGCTTCTCCGTTAGAAGCTATGGAAGATGTTCCTTGGGAGGCGTGGGCGGAGACCGAGGATATTCCTGCGAGGACGAGCTGGGCGGGTATAGAGAGGGTTcctgagatgatgagaatgagagagACGTTGGTTATGGTGGATGCAGTTGAGAAGAGGGTTGAGTTATCGCTTATAATGAGTTCAGGCGATGATATCGGGAGTTTTGGAGAAGTGAAATCCGAGACTGTGGTGTTTGGATAAGAAGATGAGCCAGTAGTAATCACAACAGCGTACATCGATTTTCGTATTCGAGTGACGCGTTCGTATTCGCATCTGAAATACCCAAGATCACCAAACGGACCCCGAGATTCCCGCTTCCCATTTATTTTTCCGATATTATTCAAGATTGGCCAATGGGATTGTTTGGAGATAATCCTTCTGTCGTGGGGATGGAAATGGTTCGATGGCGGATCTTGAGTTTCCGATGTGCCAAGCGGGTAAACGGTGTAAGACGTTTGGGTGGAGGAAGGAACAAGGCTGTGGTGAATCAGTTTGTGTAAACTGCAGACTTAAGTTGATTGGAGTATTTAAAAGAGGCGTACTCAGCTTCGTCTTACAAACAACAATAAACATTTCAGCTTCTCGCACTTCCACTTTGACTTCACTTCTTGCGCAGCAGACACAGACACAATGGACACTCTCATCGAAAGCGTCAACGCAACAGCGAAAATCCCCCTTCACCCTTTCTGGCCATTGAACGCAGACGTTCCTCAATATGCCGCCAACACGCTATCCTCCCGCGCTCTCGTAGCATCCTTCGTCGTCGGCGCAAGTGCCATTCTCGGAGTAACACTGTCCCTGATCCAACAATCTCGtcgaaaaccatcaaagacGGATATATTCATGACACTGTGGTTTGCTCTCTGCGGATGCATCCATTTGTTCTTCGAGGGTATGTACTCCCCCTTCTAATATCGGGTTGTTAGTGGTGCTAATGGATCAGGTTACTACGTCGTCAACTTCGTCGACATCCCCAACAGACAATTCCTCTTCGCCCAGCTCTGGAAAGAATACTCCCTCTCAGACTCACGCTACCTCACTCAAGACTCCTTCCTCCTTCCCATGGAAGCCATAACCGCCTTCCTCTGGGGTCCAATGTCGTTCTTTTGCGCATGGAGCATCGTCAAGCAACATCCCCTCCGACACCCTATCCAGCTGATCATCAGCGTTGGACAACTCTACGGCGATTTGTTGTACTTTGGTACTTGCTACTTCAACGAGATCGTTCATAGCATTGTGTACTGTCGCCCGGAGCAGTTTTACTTTTACATGTATTATGTTTTCTGTAATGCGATTTGGATTGTTGTTCCGACGGTTTGTGTGGTTCATAGTGTTGTTCAGACGAAGAGGGCTTTTGCGAAGGTTCAGGAGGTTGAGAGGGTGAAGAAGGGAATGTAAATGGAGGATAGTGATAGAGGAGAAAGGTGACGGACAAGTTGATACTGGGCTACGGAGGATGAAGTAGCAATAGTAAAAGTCACTCCTTTTCACTTCAACGTAATTGATTAAATCCCGTTTCTCTTCTCACACCTTACATACATTAGTCGAAGGTGTCATACCAACAGGTATGATCAAATCGCTTCCGAGACCCTGATTAGAGTAAGTTACCTTCGCTTTTGCCCGGCCCCTTCTCAATCCCCTTCTCCCAACCGCCATTTTCACCTTCACCCTCATCATCCCCTTTCTGCTCAAGCTTATCCGCACCTACACTCCCCCTCTTATTCTGGGTTTGCTTTCtcgcatcatcaagatctctattcctctttatctcttcCTCAACATGCCTATGAGACCTCTCAACATCCTGTCAGTTACTCACAagctactcctcctctgcccTGCCAATTTAGCTCCTTCTTCCCCAGCCCCGAGAGCTTCAGTCATTGAGCCTGGCAATCTGAACCTTCTGCCCATATGCGTTTTCCGTAATGTTGTAGCATTTCTTAGCCCATTCTACGGGCTTCTCTGTGCTACCCTTGAGAAAGGTTCCCTCGAAAATCACAGTAGACTACCTACCAGAGAAAAGTAAACAAGCCATGTAGATAATTAGGTGATTAAGTACAACGAAATAGCATACAAGGAATGATTCTTATTCAGCGATTCCGGGCATCGCTTTCGTCTCAAACACTGGTTTACCACCATCTTTCCACTCACAATACTGCACACTTAATCActacaacaacaacaacactcACAAGCATTCTGAACTGCAATGAAACCTGTTGCGCAGTTCGTCAGCAGCTTTACCGACCGGATAATCCTATCCTTGTCCCCTGCTGTCTTCTTTGTAGAGGGGGAGTCCAAGCCCAAACCCGAGAAGGACAGTGGTGCCGATGATTACTCTGGCCATCAAGCTTGTAGGAATGCTCATCGTCCAAGGTCTCACTTTCACCATCGGGTTCGAAAGCCAGACTCGCGATGCGTTCAACAAGGAGTTCACCGGCCGCCAGACGAGCCGTAGCGGGCTGTCCGTTAGCATTAACTTTAGTCCCAACTCCAGCACCAAACATAGTGAGACTCACTCACACAGCTCATGAGCGAGGTGTTTTGTCTGTTGCCCCTGTGGCGAAGCCTGCTTGTGCTACACCTTTTTCTCTCTTATTGGTAACAATGGTGCTTATCTTTGGAGGCGGAAACACTTTCTTGGTTTAGTGGTGCCTGAAGTTGAGGACGTCTTTTCGATCTTGTCACTGATTAGAAGTAAATCCTTTAGTCATGTTATGGGATTGAAGGTACAGTATTGGTGTTGGCCTTCTCCCGCTTGTATGTTCGAGCACGATGCTATTATGACCAGCACCACTCATAAAGATCAATTGTAAAATGTCAATACAATTCATAATACTCATTTTTATTCCTTTTTGCGACTCATAAATTAccttcaacctcaagcaTCCCAGCTATCTCTATACGTACATGAACCGTCACATAGTCCTCCTATCCATTCTCTTCCAATGTATCCATTTCTGCGTTCCAAACGACTCACAAACTCTCTGCAACTTGTCAGTGAACCCAGTTCACAAAACCCACAAGCACCAAAACTTACCTCTCTGTTATCCTTGAAGTCCGTATAAAACCCATTCCAGATCTCCCTCTCCGCACAGGTCGTCTCATTCGTAGCACAATCCGGCTGATTCTGCAGTCTCACTTCGGGATCATTAATCCACGGCTTGGGAACAGGCCAGTCCGAAAAATGCACAAACTTGGCCTCGTTCAGCACAGCATTCGGATCCCACTGCTCCCTCTCACTACCAAGATACGCTGAATGGTCTTTGGCTCTAAACTCCGCCGTGAGCATATCGTATTTCCTGTGAGGCAAGACAAGAGCGCTGTCGAGATATAGACTGTTAACAATCTCCATGTCGTAGTCGTTTGGCCCTATGCTGTTCATCTTTTGGACGATGCGCTCGAATTCAACCTCGTCGGGTTGGATTAGCATTATTTGGGAGGAGAGGATCTTCTTGGGTGGGTTGTCGTTGTAGAGCCAGTATGCGCGGGGCATTGCGACGGGACAGGGGGGGAGTTCGAAGAGTTCGTCCATGTGTTGGAGGACCGTGCTGTCTGAGTCGAGGGAGAGGACGCGCTCATATTGGGTTTGGTTGAAGGCGAGGAGTTTGGTGAAGGAATCTGCCCATGTTTCTAATAGAGTTAGGGAACAACGTGAAGTTGGACATTGTGATGAACGTACCGTCTTGTCCATCGCGGTGCTGGATCTCAATGGGCTGAAGAGTGACATTATACTCATCTCTTGCCCTGATTAGAAGCTTTCCACCATGTGAGCTTGAGTACTCGGCCTCTGGGTCAAGCATCTCCTGCGGATACATCAAGAGTCTGTCCGCCTTGCTTCCCAACCGATGCAACGCCTCAAATATCATGACCGAGTTGCAAAGGTAGTCCTCATTTGTCACATACTGAATGTAAGCGAATCTAGACCAGCcgccaccatcatcaacggTCTCGTTTTCATACTTCCCACCACTCATCTCCTGAAgatcctcctcatcttcaatgTTAACAAAAGGAAGaacctcatcgtcatcaacaaagtCTCCAATCTCGCCCTTAttttcaagatcttcgatATACGCTACTGAGGTTTGATGAGGCGTTGGGACGGCAGTCGTGTCGAATGTCGAGGTataaccttcttcttcttcttcaacaacatccaaGGCGTGATTCTTCCATCTCCCAGGATCGGGTACAACTGCGTTGGAAAAGGGGGAGAGCTTAATGAGGAAGTAGAAGCATATCGTGACGATGGTGACGGGTGGTAAGATCCTGCAGAATCGCGACATGAGTGTTGACGCTACACCCATCTTGTGTACCTAGCTCCGCGACAACACGAGAATTAAATTGTATAAGATTACTTGCAATAGCTAAGAAGGAAGAATAATTGAGGTCAAGACATTTTTGCCGTCGTGGACAGGAAATAGGGACTCGAGGCAAGGGAGGGAAAGAGCCAAGTATCAAGGGATTAGGTTGGATGAATACAACCCTTTGCAAGGCTGATGTGAAACCATGTCTCACAGTCAACTAATCAACATCCTCTCTGTAGATCAATGGTATTTAGAGACATGAAATATTTAATTGATGTGGTTTGCCGTATTGGACACCATGCCAGGTGTTCGTATGTCTCAGAACGCCaaaagaaacgaaagaaAGGGAGACCCCACAAACGGGACTCGATAGCGCAATGCTTCATGCTGAATAGAAAGGGGTCCAAGCTCACACTCATCGGGGAGCAAGAAGACTGAGGACTTCAAAAAATAATACCAAAAAAAACTTAGTTAAGACTCCTCTAAACTTAGGCTACATTTACCTAAATATTTTCGTCGCTTTAGGGTCAAGGTCCTAAGGTTTTTTGCCTCACCTAGACACTCTCCCTGAAGAGAGACCAGAATTACATACGCTAGGAATAAGTTTAGGGTGCGTCACATTTTGCTTAACCCTCCTTAAAGCCAAGGGAGTTCAGCGCATGGTGTGTACCAAGAAATTCTCCATGACGATACCTTGAACCAAGTCGTAGAAATACAATTTTGAACGCATAATTGAATCAGTCACCGCACGTATAAGGCGAATAATATTGAAGAATTGATAGCTGTCAACGCGCAGTTCCAAACCGGTACGAGATGTAGACATTTCCTGGGATGACTCAAAGGCGCTCAATTGATCTCTGGCATCTGTAATAGATCTTTGTCATATAATATAACGATTTTTTCCTCCTTCCTTCTTAAATGACAAATTATTTTCTTCTACAGTTCTATCTTATGTGTTCTCACGATAACCTCTCTCCTGACCTCGCACCCACAGTACTCTCACTCACAAGATGGAGTCGTTGACTTCATCGTGGAACTCTCCGACCATGAATCGGGCTGAGGTATATGTGACTAGCATTCGATATACCATAGCTACAAATGGATTCTCGATTCCTTCGACAGTGATAATTGCTTCGGAAAGGTAGCTGAGGGTGCTGCTCATCTCAGTacgaagacgatgattggTGATGGGAGTGATGAAAGCTCTATCAACAGTTGATCCGTACATAGTCGTCTCACCGTTGGAGGCTAAATCGACTGTCGAAGCCAGGTGACCTTGAGCTATCGCGAAGGGTCGATATCCGAAACTTTGGTGTCGTTCGTAGGTACAACAGTGATGTGCTTGTCACGGCCGTTAACAGTGACGTTTAATTGAGTAGGTTCAACGTCAACTCCGTATTTCGTACTGCCCAAGTACTTCCAAAACCCTCCAGATGCGAAACCAGTATACTTCTCTCAGGCGTGACGGAAATACTGGGGTCTTTGAAGTGCGCAACTCCCATCGCCACGATAGCATTCCCGTCACTCAAGTCAATGTAGGTCGATAACTTAGAAGCTGGCATCGCCTAATCCTGGGGCAAATCCAACTTTGTAGGATTGACCGACGCAGCTGTACCCTGTTCTGTCCAGCCTTTCGTGAGTGCGAGTGAAGTTATAAAAGGGCGACGCTGAAGCCGCTCCAGCGGAAAGGCCTCACATCATTTGAATGCCCTCAAGGGGtaataaaacttctgacTTGAAATCATCATGCCAAAATTAACTGGTCTAAGTGCCTGCTAAATTatactaagttatattaaattCACGTAAGtatttttatcacttaggataaaggtgctaagttttcttgcctcctctAGAATGCCCCCCCCGAGTAGGTGAACTGACCAAGGACAATGTATTTTATAGGCCATGTTGGTCGAAGTTCTAAAGCATAATCGTCAATTTATGAGATATTATTCCAAGTCAGAATCTGAACACGATCTTGAATGTACTCACATGTCTTAATAGGAGTCATAACCACAGTCCAAACAAAACTCAGAACCATTGCATTGACACCTACACAAAGAGATTCAACGGAACTATATAACCACCTATTAAATCTCAGTCAATGCGCGGAATTGTCATATCCTCGCACTCTCTCATCTGACCAAGACTCATACTCTTCGTTCAGACGTTTTCGCTCACCAAGACTAATAAGTCGACAAATAGTAACAATTTGGAAACTCAGGCATTGATTGGGGATGGTTTGAACGGTAAATTGAACTTACGGGCGATTGTCTTCAACGAATTTAGGGAATGGGCCTGAGAAGGGTGTTCCATTGATGGAGGCATAACAGAGGTGGCGGTGGGTGAAGTAATGTGTTGCGAATTAAGCAGCATGTATGTTGCTGGCATTTTCTGCAGCGGGACGGTGCAGGCGCTTATTTCGTGTGGGAGGGACGGGAAGGATTGACAAGCAGAATAGTGAGGGTGTTGGAAGTGGGTGGATATTGATGATCCGGCTTTGGAGAAACGGCCGGGCAGCACTGTTTAGAGTGCATTGAGTTCAAAGCCAACGTTGAGCTCGATTGCCGAACATCCATGATTAGGAGTAAGGAGGATGTGAACAGTGGGCCAATTACCCTCTATTTTGACACTTACACTCTGCTCATATCTCCGAATGCTATCTCGTCTTCTTTGTCGTATTCTCAATCTCCCATGTCTGATTTCGGTTATCGTAGTTGGCTCGGAAGTCGCCCAGATCCCGAACCTGGAGTAATCCACTTGATGCCCCAACCTCGACATCATAGGATGAGAGGATGTAGTGTCACTTGACTTGGCCTGTGAACCTAAACGAGGTAAGAAACCTAAACTTATGGcctctatcctaagtgatgaaaagctttaggtaaatttaggATAGATTTAGTGAGCTTTAAGATTAGTTTTCTGGGTCCCAGAGAAGTCGCCTTGCTCCCACACGTGAACATATATGAGCATTTCTTCGCTTGTGTTCCTGATATTGAATTGAACTGCCTTATTTTGCTTGATCAGATTGCTGTGATACCTCAGGCCTtgattgaagaagagctccTGCTTCATTTCGGTACGATCAAGTCCATGATATTTCCCATTCCAAGGTGATCAGGTTCTTGAGTGAAACTTcatatctcttctcatcagctcTCTTACCATCCATCGATGACTTTACCAGTGGTTGGACTGGTGGCCTTGAATCCCTCCAGTCAGTTCAAGATCAGTTCTAGTCCATAGTACGGAGAAAGCAGAAGGCCGGCCGGATCTCAAAGTTACATGCTTCTTTAGAAAACTGCCCTTCTCTGGGGTCAGAAGAGTCACCTCCAAGGATCCGGCTACCCTCGAAAGTTACAACGCGACCATCATCCACGCCAACCATAGCAACATGGCCAAGTTTGGCCTTGTGGACGCCAGCTATTTCCGTGCAGCGCCGTGAGGCGCCAAGGCGCTCAGGCACTTACAACAAAACCGAGCCGCGCCTAGCTGCCTTGTGTCCCTACTCCGCTGGGCCGATGCTCAAGGCCTCAAGTCTCGTCCTCCTCTCCTGCACCATCGATGTCTTCACCGAATCACTCCTCCGATCAGAAGAGGATTCAGCGCAACCTGGAACAACTGCGCGCAGTGATTATGACCGGGCCAGATACTATTAAACAACGCCGCGCGCAGCCTGAGAACCTAAACGGCGCAAAGCAGCCTATGGCCAATCTATCACCTATAACACGGAACGTCACGCGGCACGATATTTCCGAGTGGCGGCAAGACAATAAGTATATCTTCGCCGGCTATTGCCCACTAGAAGCAGGTTATTTGCAAGTTATCAAAAGTCTTACCTTCTTGCATAATAAGACCTGCaatatatatacctatttAATCGGCGCTATACTGCTACCACTCTTTGCGACCGCCATTCTCCAAGCCATCTATAGGCCACAGCACATCGACATCATAAGAACCGATTTTATCATATTCACTATCTTCTTCTATTCTGGCGAGAGCTGCCTAATTTTCAGCGCTGTATATGATCTTATTAGAAGTCACTTATACAAGGTAGAATAGTTCTAGCACTAGATAGAGTTACTAGGGATTATCAATAGTACCGTTAGCACCTTTATCCCTGGGATCTACTATATATTTAACTGCAAACTATTTCTGCAGAGAATTCATTAGactattatttattacctAGACCACTTAGATATACCCTCTGCTGCAAGAGGTAACAAGTCTTCAAAGCATACTAACCAGGTCATTAGGTTATATTTTGCAGATCTGCCATAGCAGCTCTCATCTCCATACCTAAGTTTAGGACGTTATAATAGCAGAAGGTCAGGATCGGCGCCTATGTGGTGCTCGGTGTATCCGCTTTTATCCCCTTATTATACGGCGTATAGGTCTATAGGCTAGAATATATGCTTAAGCACTTAGGCATGAAATGGTATCTTATGGAGCTCCTTCTATACGGAGGGGGCTGTGGCCTTTATGCAGTACGAACATCTTGTTTTCCCTTCCCCCGGCCTTTCTATATTAAGGGAGCCATCTCTGACCTAGGAGTGCAGTTCTAAGTCCCTAAGTGCTTTATACTAGGCTATTTTGATATCTGGTTTATCTTTCATTAGATCTTCTTTACATCGATTTTATGCGCCATATATGTGCATATGATTGCATTAACGCAGGATTTCACAGCGTGTTATACTTTGGATATATGCCACATTTAGTCTATTCATCAAGCTAGGGGCAAAAGGTTATAAGGGCCGGGGATCAGGATTAAGCAAGAAGATGCGCATGGCATGCTTCCGTTCCAATATGTTCTATCGCAATTACAGGGCCAAGCTGGTCAGATGGGGGTCACATATTAGGAATTTAGTTGCCAATCAACTAACGGAATCTAAAGGAACACTTCAATCTCTCATAAGATTCTACTATATAAACTGGTTAAATTGAGTAGTGCCTTTGGGTCTGAGGCAGCGCGTTTATTTGACCAATGGTGCTATTCAGCACACGTTAGATCTTTATGCCTTTAGTAGTTAGTCGGAATTACAGGGCCCAGCACGCCATAACCTCCAGACCCTGCAGGGGCCACACTCCCTTAACCACAGCCACACCGACGTCACTCCTCGTTCCACCAAACCATCTTACATGATACCCAACGATAAGAAACCCAAACAAACAGAACAAACTTTGTCAACAAAAAGACTCGCCCGTCGGGGTTGGAGCAACCATGTTGTCAAGGTTTTTCAACCGCTCGTATGCCGCAGCCATGTCGTCCCGCGGAGAGTACCAACCCCTCCCAAACAATGATGAACCAGAAAACAACACCATGGAGGGACAAGATGTCAGAGCTGGGAACTATCGTGATGCAGCGGCTATGTTGCTCATCAAAATGGGTCGTTCGCCGGATGAGCAGATCACCATTTCGCCAGCTGACGATGCCCGGATTCTACGGCGTATTGACATTGCGTTACTGCCCCTCATGCTCTCAGTGTACTTCCTCCAAGCTTTAGACAAAGCAACATTATCATACGCCTCAATATTCGGCCTTATCGAAGACACCAACCTCGAAGGCGATCAATACTCATGGCTCGGAAGTATTGTGTATCTCGCGCAATTAATAATGCAACCACCGCTCGCCCTCGCGCTAGTCAAGTTACCCATCGGAAAACTCACGAGCG
It encodes:
- a CDS encoding Emopamil binding protein-domain-containing protein; this translates as MPRKAGNGCITCRIRRVKCDLAKPSCQRCLNSKRQCDGYLPEDSTVTRRQLAEAARQMSVIGPISQALSQYPRDRSRSATPTNLTLFDVFRTLTAPSTASFIPSQFWTRELLQLAHSEPAVWHATLALGALHQRHELFWQGHGYHSGEKLWSQANENYGRAITCARDVKDPTQLLALSLALLSVTNMMGRWSESQVHIMAGHRLLSQAGHGSETSGAAEILTRLDLMAMTFSDSSAPYPYKLAPRTVWIDEYMKTAEIESYGQAGTALFGMMRRLMMLSETTVAGDEEGAAKDLAMLHLTMKDLSSWEYKMAQFEKKHPNPHDETGAVSIRLYHTMLRMFLSGGAFGPETRWDRFLGHYERILILAETLWSNTPPSQVQSPFSLESGFIVPAFMVAQRCRHPWLRRRAISFLYKIKRQEGMWHSDGAAAVGQRIMEIEGQKYFDSDLASPLEAMEDVPWEAWAETEDIPARTSWAGIERVPEMMRMRETLVMVDAVEKRVELSLIMSSGDDIGSFGEVKSETVVVNATAKIPLHPFWPLNADVPQYAANTLSSRALVASFVVGASAILGVTLSLIQQSRRKPSKTDIFMTLWFALCGCIHLFFEGYYVVNFVDIPNRQFLFAQLWKEYSLSDSRYLTQDSFLLPMEAITAFLWGPMSFFCAWSIVKQHPLRHPIQLIISVGQLYGDLLYFGTCYFNEIVHSIVYCRPEQFYFYMYYVFCNAIWIVVPTVCVVHSVVQTKRAFAKVQEVERVKKGM
- a CDS encoding nucleotide-diphospho-sugar transferase, yielding MGVASTLMSRFCRILPPVTIVTICFYFLIKLSPFSNAVVPDPGRWKNHALDVVEEEEEGYTSTFDTTAVPTPHQTSVAYIEDLENKGEIGDFVDDDEVLPFVNIEDEEDLQEMSGGKYENETVDDGGGWSRFAYIQYVTNEDYLCNSVMIFEALHRLGSKADRLLMYPQEMLDPEAEYSSSHGGKLLIRARDEYNVTLQPIEIQHRDGQDETWADSFTKLLAFNQTQYERVLSLDSDSTVLQHMDELFELPPCPVAMPRAYWLYNDNPPKKILSSQIMLIQPDEVEFERIVQKMNSIGPNDYDMEIVNSLYLDSALVLPHRKYDMLTAEFRAKDHSAYLGSEREQWDPNAVLNEAKFVHFSDWPVPKPWINDPEVRLQNQPDCATNETTCAEREIWNGFYTDFKDNRERVCESFGTQKWIHWKRMDRRTM